TCCACCCCCGTGCCTGCGGGCACGCGCTGGCCCGCGCCCGGCGTCTGGCCGATCACCTGGCCCGCCGGCGCCGTGGGATGGTAGGCCTCCGTCACGCCGCCTGCGGCCAGCCCGGCGGCCCCGAGCGCCGCCTCGGCGGCGGAACGCGTCAGGCCAATGACCCGCGGCACGGCCACGCCCTGCGGCGCGGGCCCCAGGCTCAGCACGAGGCCCACCGGCGTGCCCGGCGGCACCTGCGCGCCCGCAGCGGGCGTCTGGCGGATGACCCGGTCCAGCGGCACCGTGTCGCTGTGTTCCTCCGTGACCGGCCCGGGGACCAGCCCCGCCGCCGCCAACGCGGACACCGCCGCCGCGCGGGAAAGCCCCGTCACGTCGGGCACCGCCACCGGCGTGGGACCAAGACTCACGACCAGCGCGACCGCCGAACCCGGCGCGACCTGCAGGCCCGCCGCGGGATCCTGACGCAGGATCCGGCCCGCGGGCACCGTGGCGCTGTATTCTTCCGATGCCCCGCCGACAACCAACCCGGCGGCGGCCAGCGCGGCCTCCGCCTCGGAGACGGTCAACCCCATCACATTGGGCACCGGCACGGTCACCGGCGCGGGACCCAGGCTCACCACCAGCGCCACCGCCGAACCCGGCGCGACCTGTATGCCCGCCACGGGATCCTGACGCAGGATCCGGCCCGCCGGAACCGTGGCACTGTGCTCTTCTGTCACCGCGCCTGCCGTCAATTCGGCGGCGGCCAGCGCCGCCTCCGCCTCCGGCACCGTCAGCCCGGTCAGATCGGGCACCGCCACGGGCGGCGGACCCAGGCTCACCACGAAGGCCACCGCCGAACCGGACGCCAGGTAGAAACCCGCCCCCGGCGTCTGCCGGATCACCTGACCGGCGGGCACCTCGCCGCTGTGTTCCTCCGTCACAACGCCCGCTGCCAGTCCGGCCGCCGCCAGCGCGGCCTCCGCCTCCGCGCGGGTGAGGCCGGACAGGTCCGGCACGGCCACGAAGCCCGCCGGGACGAGCTCATACGGGCCCATGTCCACCCCCGCGCCCACGGGACGCGGCACGCCCAGCAGGTCCGCCGCCGGCGCGCCGTCCGGCGTGCCCGTGTCAATGCACGGCGAGCCCGGCATCAGCCGGTAATCGCCCGCGGCCGCATTCGCAAACAGCGGATCCTCGGCGATGTTCCCCTCGCCCTCGTAGCCGCCCTGTATGCACGAGAAACTGGCCAGGGTGTTTGCGAGATATCCGATGCTCCAGATTCCCGCGCCCTCGGGTGCCTCATTTCCCCAAACAATACTGTTTTTCAAGGACGCCTGGGCATATTCCTGATTGTAGAGGGCACCTCCTTGACCAGAGGAGATGTTTTCCGTGAAGGTGCAGTTCACAACCTCCATGCTGGACCCGTAACTGTTCATTATCCCGCCGCCGTTAACCTGCCATCCATATTCTGAGTAGACGGTATTCGCCACGAAAAGGCAATTCATCACCAGGGCCGACGTACGACTGTTCCACAATCCTCCGCCACCCTGCAGTGCGCTGTTCCGCGAGAAAACGCACGCTGAAAGCGAGGGCTTCCCGAAGTGGGAATACACGCCGCCGCCTTCCGTTGAGGTGTTTCCCTCGAAAACACACCTTTCCACGGTGGGGGAGCAGAAGTGGTTGAGCATTGCCCCACCACCCACGACGCCCCGGTTTTCGAAGAAGAAACAGTCGCTTATGGAGGCGTCGCTGTCAGTACAGTAGATGGCCCCGCCATATTGCGCCTCGTTGTCTTGGAAGACACAGTGGGAAACCTTGGGACGGCAGGAGCGGTTGCGCATGCCCCCGCCCTCATAATCCGGCATCGCGTAGCCCCGGGTAATGCTGAACCCGTCCAGCACGGTTTGGTCGGCCCCCTCCACACAGCGGCGGGCGTTCTCGCCGTCCAACACGGTGGGGTAGTTTTCCCAGTCCCGCGCCTCGCGGACCGTTTCCCCGCCCGCGAAGCCGCCGTAGAGGGCGACACCCTCGCGCAGGGTGACCAGCGTGGCGGCGGTGCCGGTGTAGACCCCCTCTCGCACCCAGACCTCGCCGCCCGTGGCGGCGAAGGCGGCGTCCACCGCCGACTGGATGTCGGGATAGGCCGACGCCCAGGACCGGCCGTCCGGGTCCGCCGCCGTGGACGCGGCGTCCACATGGTACAGGTTGTCCGCGAAAACCGCCGTGATCGCCGTGTCCTCCGCCAGCGTGAGGATGATCTCCGGTTCCGTGCTGGAGACGGCCCCCTCCCAATGGGAGAAGGCCTTGGTCCGGCCGCGCCCGGCGCGCAGGGTGACGGTGTCGCCCCGAACGTGGCGGTGGACACCCGCCTCCGGCTGGACAACGCCCAGCCCCTCGGGCTCCACCGAGACGGTGAGCGTGACGACCTCCTCCTCCGTCACCGCGCCCTCATAGGCCCCCATGTCCACCCCCGCGCCCTGGGGACGCGGCCTGCCGAGGAAGTCCGTGTCCGGCGCGTTGGCAGCGGTGCCCGCGTCCAGACAGGGCGACCCCGTCATCAGTTGCAGGCTGCCAGATGGCGCTCCCACCAGCAGCGGGTCTTCGGCGATATTGCCCTCGCCGGGCCAGCCGCCTAGAATGCAGGAGAAGGAGACTGTCGGGGTTGAGTAATCAGTCCTTATCTGCTGTCTTCCCGACTCTGGAACATCCCATAGGATGCAGTTTGCCACTTTCGGGGAACACCAATAGTTATTCAATGCCACCCCGTCGCTCGCTGAATTTCCCCTGAACGTACAGTTGACCAATGTCGCGTCGCTGCGGGAGTTGGTCATGCCGCCGCCAAACCTATCTGCGGTGTTTCCGGAGAAAAGACAGTTGACGAAAAGCGACTGGGAATAATAGTTGTCCACCGCGCCGCCGTCGCGCGTGGCCCGGTTGTACCGGAAGGCACAGTTGGCGACCTTTGGCGAGCAGGCGGGGTTGTGCATGCCGCCGCCGTAGTCGGCGAATCCGCGCTCGACCATGAATCCGTCCAGTATCGCGTTGCTGGCCCCCTCCACGCAGCGTCGCGCATCCTCGCCGTCCAGCACGGTGGGGTTCTTGACCCAGTCCCGCTGTTCGCGGACCGTCTCGCCGCCGGCAAACCCGCCATAGAGCGCCACGCCCTGCCGCATGACCAGCAGGGTGCCCTCCAAACCGGTGTACGTGCCGCCGCGCACCCAGATTTCACCGCCCCCCGCGGCATAGGTCGCGTCCACCGCGGACTGGAGGTCGGAATAGGCCGATTCCCATGACCGGCCGTTGGGCGTCTCTATCGCCGACAGGACGTCCACCCGGTAGATATTTTCGGCAAACACCGCCGTCACCTGGGTGTCGCCCGTGAGCGTGAGGGATGTCAGCAGCTCCGTGCTGGAAAGGCCCCCCTCCCAGCGCACGAAGACGTATCCAAGACCGCGGTCCACGCCGAACGGCACGGTCTCCCCCCGCACCCGGCGGTAGGTTCCCGGCGCGGGACTGATCACGCCCGCCCCTTCGGGTGTCATTGCAACGGTGAGTGTGACCACATCCCCCTCCGCCACAGCCCCCTCGTAGGGACCCATGTCCACCCCCGCGCCCTGGGGTCGCGGCACGCCCAGCAGGTCCGCCGTTGGGGCACCGTCCGGCGTGCCCGTGTCCAGACAGGGCGATCCGGCGCGCAGTTGCAGGCTTCCTTCCGGCGCGCCGACAAAGAGCGGGTCCGTGTCGAGATTTCCGTCCCCTTCACGCCCGCCCCGGACGCAGGAATACGAAACGGACTGTTCGGCGTAATGGGGGCCGATTTCCGGGTCAACCGGAGCGTTGTTGCCCCAGACCACACAGTTGGTCAGAACGGCGGGAGTTATACTGGAGGCCCACACGCCGCCGCCCTCGGACGAGGCCTCATTGCCCGTGAACGCGCAGTTCACCACGACCGGACTGCTGTAGTAGGCGGAGAATCCTCCGCCGTACTGCGCGGCGTTGGCCGTAAACACGCAGTTTTCCAGAGACGGGGAGGATGCCCAGTTGTCCATGCCTCCCCCCATATAGTCCGATCTGTTTCCTGTGAAGACACAATTGACCACCTTTGGAGAACCCTGGTAGTTGTACATGCCGCCGCCGTAACCGGAGGCGATATTCCCCATGAAAACACAGTTCCCCACCACAGGCGAACAGTTGTTGTTGGTCATGCCGTTCCGCCCCCGGATGACGACAAAGCCGTCCAGTGCGGCGTTGTCCGCACCCGTCACGCAGCGCCGCATTCCCTCGCCGTCAATCACAGTGGGGTTGGCCTGCCAGTCCCGGGCATCCTGCGAAACCTCGCCGCCCGCAAAGCCGCCATAGACCGCCACCCCCTCGCGCAGGGACAGGATGGCAGTCTCCAGCATCCCCTTGTACATCCCTTTCCGCACCCAGACCTCGCCACCGGAGGCGGCAGCCGCCGCGTCCACGGCGGACTGGAGGTCGGGGTAGGCGGTGGCCCAGGAAGCGCCGTCGGGCGCGGGGGCTGTGGACGCCGCGTCCACATGGAACACCGCCGCAGGCGCGGCGGCGGCGGTCAGCAGGAAGATTGCGGCGATGACCCATGCGTGCGACGCCCTCCTTAAGAACCCGTTCGTTCCACTGTCACGTCGCGTCGTTTTCATCGTCCTGTCCTCCCATGCCTGTTCCGCCGTCCGGGCGGTCCGTTTGAAAAACGCCGGGGCAGACTGCGCCCCCGGCGTTGCTGTGGTGAATGAAAAGGGCGGCGGGGCGGCGGCGTGTTCCAAGGGGATTTCGCCATTCCTGTGGACGCCTGGCTGAACCCGCATCATACTTCCTCTCCCGTCCGCCCCCCCGGCGGCAGTCCCCCGCCCTGTCCGCCGAGAGGTCACCGGAGCCCGCCCCCTGACCTGGCCGCCCCTGCGCGCCTTCCTGCCGACACGCGGCGACCGTCTTGACTGTACCACAGCCTTTTATGATTGTAAAGGGGGTTAACTAAGAAATGTTCTGTGTTGGGAATCGCTCCTGAAAGGAGAAAAGAATAAGGGGAAAACAGAGAATAACATCCGACGGATCGGTCGGATTGGACCGATCGGTCGGATGGT
This is a stretch of genomic DNA from Candidatus Hydrogenedentota bacterium. It encodes these proteins:
- a CDS encoding PASTA domain-containing protein — its product is MKTTRRDSGTNGFLRRASHAWVIAAIFLLTAAAAPAAVFHVDAASTAPAPDGASWATAYPDLQSAVDAAAAASGGEVWVRKGMYKGMLETAILSLREGVAVYGGFAGGEVSQDARDWQANPTVIDGEGMRRCVTGADNAALDGFVVIRGRNGMTNNNCSPVVGNCVFMGNIASGYGGGMYNYQGSPKVVNCVFTGNRSDYMGGGMDNWASSPSLENCVFTANAAQYGGGFSAYYSSPVVVNCAFTGNEASSEGGGVWASSITPAVLTNCVVWGNNAPVDPEIGPHYAEQSVSYSCVRGGREGDGNLDTDPLFVGAPEGSLQLRAGSPCLDTGTPDGAPTADLLGVPRPQGAGVDMGPYEGAVAEGDVVTLTVAMTPEGAGVISPAPGTYRRVRGETVPFGVDRGLGYVFVRWEGGLSSTELLTSLTLTGDTQVTAVFAENIYRVDVLSAIETPNGRSWESAYSDLQSAVDATYAAGGGEIWVRGGTYTGLEGTLLVMRQGVALYGGFAGGETVREQRDWVKNPTVLDGEDARRCVEGASNAILDGFMVERGFADYGGGMHNPACSPKVANCAFRYNRATRDGGAVDNYYSQSLFVNCLFSGNTADRFGGGMTNSRSDATLVNCTFRGNSASDGVALNNYWCSPKVANCILWDVPESGRQQIRTDYSTPTVSFSCILGGWPGEGNIAEDPLLVGAPSGSLQLMTGSPCLDAGTAANAPDTDFLGRPRPQGAGVDMGAYEGAVTEEEVVTLTVSVEPEGLGVVQPEAGVHRHVRGDTVTLRAGRGRTKAFSHWEGAVSSTEPEIILTLAEDTAITAVFADNLYHVDAASTAADPDGRSWASAYPDIQSAVDAAFAATGGEVWVREGVYTGTAATLVTLREGVALYGGFAGGETVREARDWENYPTVLDGENARRCVEGADQTVLDGFSITRGYAMPDYEGGGMRNRSCRPKVSHCVFQDNEAQYGGAIYCTDSDASISDCFFFENRGVVGGGAMLNHFCSPTVERCVFEGNTSTEGGGVYSHFGKPSLSACVFSRNSALQGGGGLWNSRTSALVMNCLFVANTVYSEYGWQVNGGGIMNSYGSSMEVVNCTFTENISSGQGGALYNQEYAQASLKNSIVWGNEAPEGAGIWSIGYLANTLASFSCIQGGYEGEGNIAEDPLFANAAAGDYRLMPGSPCIDTGTPDGAPAADLLGVPRPVGAGVDMGPYELVPAGFVAVPDLSGLTRAEAEAALAAAGLAAGVVTEEHSGEVPAGQVIRQTPGAGFYLASGSAVAFVVSLGPPPVAVPDLTGLTVPEAEAALAAAELTAGAVTEEHSATVPAGRILRQDPVAGIQVAPGSAVALVVSLGPAPVTVPVPNVMGLTVSEAEAALAAAGLVVGGASEEYSATVPAGRILRQDPAAGLQVAPGSAVALVVSLGPTPVAVPDVTGLSRAAAVSALAAAGLVPGPVTEEHSDTVPLDRVIRQTPAAGAQVPPGTPVGLVLSLGPAPQGVAVPRVIGLTRSAAEAALGAAGLAAGGVTEAYHPTAPAGQVIGQTPGAGQRVPAGTGVDLVLSKGADPASVTVPDVARLPRAAAEAALMAAGLAVGAVTETHSGLVPAGAVVRQDPPAGVLAAPGTAVALSVSLGVDPKAVETARELLEAGFDALDADHSGGLSLAEARVRIGNLTDLMFAALDTNGDGELSEAELAAADGCGCGCRKGSLTPGTLKTRLGDLFLGALALVLLAALRGSPRA